In one window of Meiothermus sp. CFH 77666 DNA:
- a CDS encoding circularly permuted type 2 ATP-grasp protein: MKQVEGWFTGYRSPVFDEVFDANGRPRNHYVEVVHRFNELGLEDFQRRRALTELAFRNQGITFQVYGDSSAAERPFPLDILPRVIPASEWRVVEQGLIQRVKALNLFLNDIYNGQHILSDNVLPPGLVLNHPQYYRQVHGVKLPHAAFTHVAGIDLVRDEKGQYRVLEDNLRTPSGVSYVLSNRRVMSRAFPQLLSKARVRLVEDYPDMLLSTLKSLSPRDVAEPCVVVLTPGPFNSAYFEHMFLAQQMGVELVEGSDLFVDEGRVWMRTTAGRQQVDVIYRRIDDDFLDPTVFRPDSVLGVPGLVKVYREGRVALANAIGNGVADDKALYAYVPRIIKYYLNQEPILPNVETYIGAEPDGADYILSHAAELVIKKVDQSGGYGMLIGPHASKAEVAEFVEKVRAEPHNFVAQPVVGLSTSPTFAEDTQTFEPRHIDLRPFVLVGESIKVLPGGLTRVALRRGSLVVNSSQGGGSKDTWVLS; the protein is encoded by the coding sequence ATGAAGCAGGTAGAGGGTTGGTTTACGGGGTATCGGAGCCCAGTATTTGACGAGGTATTCGATGCCAATGGGAGGCCGCGTAACCATTATGTCGAGGTGGTTCATCGCTTCAATGAGCTGGGGCTCGAGGACTTCCAGCGTCGTCGGGCCCTGACCGAACTGGCTTTCCGCAACCAGGGCATCACCTTCCAGGTCTATGGCGACTCCTCGGCTGCCGAGCGGCCTTTTCCGCTGGATATTCTTCCAAGGGTTATTCCTGCTTCGGAGTGGCGGGTAGTGGAACAGGGGCTCATTCAGCGGGTCAAAGCGCTCAACTTATTCCTGAACGACATATACAATGGGCAGCATATTCTCTCCGATAATGTGCTGCCGCCAGGGCTGGTGCTCAACCATCCGCAGTACTATCGGCAAGTCCACGGAGTCAAGCTGCCGCATGCGGCCTTTACCCACGTGGCCGGGATTGACCTGGTGCGCGATGAGAAGGGGCAGTACCGGGTCTTGGAAGACAACCTGCGAACCCCCTCGGGGGTTTCGTATGTGCTTTCCAACCGTCGGGTGATGAGCCGGGCGTTTCCCCAACTGCTGTCCAAAGCCAGGGTTCGCCTGGTCGAGGACTACCCCGATATGCTGCTCAGCACCCTCAAGAGCTTGTCACCCCGCGATGTGGCCGAGCCCTGTGTGGTGGTGCTGACGCCAGGCCCCTTTAACAGCGCCTACTTTGAGCACATGTTCCTGGCGCAGCAGATGGGGGTGGAGCTGGTAGAGGGCTCGGATTTGTTTGTGGACGAAGGGCGGGTCTGGATGCGTACCACGGCGGGTCGGCAGCAGGTGGATGTGATCTACCGCCGTATAGACGATGACTTTTTGGATCCCACTGTTTTTCGGCCCGACTCGGTGCTGGGGGTGCCGGGGCTGGTCAAGGTCTACCGTGAAGGCCGGGTGGCGCTGGCCAATGCCATCGGTAATGGGGTGGCCGACGACAAGGCGCTGTATGCCTATGTGCCGCGCATCATCAAGTATTACCTGAACCAGGAGCCCATTCTGCCGAATGTCGAGACCTACATCGGGGCTGAGCCCGATGGAGCCGACTACATTCTCTCGCACGCCGCCGAACTGGTGATCAAGAAAGTGGATCAGTCGGGGGGGTATGGAATGCTCATCGGGCCACACGCCAGCAAAGCGGAAGTGGCCGAGTTTGTAGAGAAAGTGCGGGCCGAGCCGCACAATTTTGTGGCCCAGCCGGTGGTGGGGCTTTCGACCAGTCCCACCTTTGCCGAGGATACCCAAACTTTCGAGCCGCGCCACATTGACCTGCGCCCCTTCGTGCTGGTAGGGGAAAGCATTAAGGTGTTGCCGGGTGGGCTCACCAGGGTTGCGCTGCGACGGGGTTCGCTGGTGGTGAACTCGTCGCAGGGTGGGGGGTCGAAGGATACATGGGTGCTTTCATGA
- a CDS encoding alpha-E domain-containing protein, producing the protein MLSRIAENLYWLGRYIERAENTARLLDVNYYAVAEAPVEGIAPGWWGRILRALEVENLEPTEETVVQWLAFDLQNPSSIRSCVWRVRENARTTRFHLNLEIWEEVNRLYNQCYHNTEQVMAQESLHEYCVTVREASHQMMGIAEATLPRDLGFYFMRLGRYLERSDNMLRVLQAYIGGGEMSREAEIQNHFNRSLLRSVGALEAYRKVNHNTLELPRIGEFLLLNSDFPRSVRFSVDGLKRAAEAVRRHSDGVGREAVRKVGKLSATLEYLENANQVFKKRDPDLEELLEELANIHAELSQVYFGY; encoded by the coding sequence ATGCTGAGTCGAATCGCTGAAAACCTGTACTGGCTGGGCCGTTACATTGAACGAGCCGAGAATACCGCGCGGTTGCTGGACGTGAATTACTACGCGGTGGCCGAAGCCCCAGTAGAGGGCATTGCGCCTGGCTGGTGGGGGCGCATTCTGCGGGCATTGGAGGTGGAAAACCTCGAGCCCACCGAAGAAACCGTGGTGCAGTGGCTGGCTTTCGACTTGCAAAATCCCAGCAGTATTCGCAGTTGTGTCTGGCGGGTGCGGGAGAACGCCCGTACCACCCGATTCCATCTGAACCTGGAGATTTGGGAGGAAGTCAACCGGCTTTATAACCAGTGCTATCACAACACCGAGCAGGTGATGGCCCAGGAGAGTTTGCACGAATACTGTGTAACGGTGCGGGAAGCCAGCCACCAGATGATGGGCATTGCCGAGGCAACCCTGCCGCGCGATCTCGGCTTTTACTTTATGCGCTTGGGGCGCTACCTCGAGCGTTCGGATAACATGCTGCGGGTGTTGCAGGCGTACATTGGTGGGGGTGAGATGTCCAGGGAGGCCGAGATTCAGAACCACTTCAACCGCTCCCTCTTGCGCAGCGTAGGGGCGCTGGAAGCCTACCGCAAGGTTAATCACAATACCCTCGAGCTGCCCCGCATCGGCGAGTTTCTGCTTTTGAACAGCGACTTTCCCCGCAGTGTGCGCTTCAGTGTGGATGGCCTCAAGCGGGCTGCCGAGGCGGTGCGTCGCCACAGCGACGGGGTCGGTAGGGAAGCCGTCCGCAAGGTGGGCAAGCTCTCCGCCACGCTGGAATATCTGGAAAACGCCAACCAGGTCTTCAAAAAGCGCGATCCCGATCTGGAGGAGTTGCTGGAAGAACTGGCCAACATTCATGCGGAACTGAGCCAGGTGTATTTTGGCTACTGA